In Neofelis nebulosa isolate mNeoNeb1 chromosome 7, mNeoNeb1.pri, whole genome shotgun sequence, the following proteins share a genomic window:
- the LOC131517981 gene encoding uncharacterized protein LOC131517981 has product MARRGLICLPGGRWRRGVPAAGGVDGFRGSPRPRGGALSWACLGAGLLPCGPCPRGARSAWPNHPSPGSGLGCPLLSSAASRATRPPSWTSLSPREATRPLGPARELCLSTVVWSGRRAPPWAAGRRARPPVSASDSPGWAVDLDLGSARGRGRVWTLQRKEISVCSPLVQTLPVVSESTLNTFQALWPKIQRLQHLATICCSGLFSRISFTNSFNKKYLSNINHCAGQIEDTKVEERAWSL; this is encoded by the exons ATGGCGCGGAGGGGTCTG ATCTGTTTGCCCGGCGGACGGTGGAGACGTGGGGTCCCTGCCGCGGGGGGCGTGGACGGGTTCCGGGGGTCTCCGAGGCCCAGGGGCGGTGCACTGAGCTGGGCGTGCCTGGGTGCCGGCCTCCTTCCTTGTGGCCCTTGTCCAAGGGGCGCGAGAAGTGCCTGGCCTAATCACCCCTCACCTGGCTCTGGCCTTGGCTGCCCTTTGCTCTCGTCGGCGGCCTCGCGGGCCACCCGGCCCCCCTCTTGGACCTCTCTCTCCCCTCGGGAAGCCACCCGACCTCTGGGACCAGCCCGGGAGCTCTGCCTGAGTACTGTCGTGTGGAGTGGGAGAAGAGCGCCGCCCTGGGCGGCAGGAAGGCGAGCGAGGCCACCTGTCAGCGCGTCGGACTCTCCAGGCTGGGCGGTTGACCTGGACCTGGGCAGTGCGCGAGGCCGAGGCCGTGTCTGG ACTctgcaaaggaaagaaattagtGTTTGCTCG CCCCTGGTTCAGACACTTCCTGTGGTTTCTGAATCAACATTGAATACATTCCAAGCTCTTTGGCCTAAAATACAAAGACTCCAGCATTTGGCCACTATCTGCTGCTCTGGACTTTTCTCCAGAATttcattcactaattcattcaacaagaaGTATTTATCTAATATAAATCACTGTGCAGGGCAAATAGAGGATACAAAAGTCGAAGAGAGGGCATGGTCTCTTTAA